In Flavobacteriales bacterium, the sequence TCAACTCTGGATTGAACTCCCTCCCGATTTATTAAGCGCTATCGTTAGCCTGGAAATTTATAGCCTGGATGGAGCAAAAAAATACTCGGAAAAATTGCCCGCATCCCATTTAAAATTCCCTGTTTCGCTAAGCGGATTAACAAATGGAATCTATTTTCTGAAAATTTCAGACAGCAGCAAAACTTATTATTATAAAAAATTAGTAGTGATGCATTAGGGGATTATTCAATTATTTATTCATTTCTATTCATGCCAATTTTCCTAAATCCACTGCTTTTCATCATTCTTCCTTTTTTTGCTTTCTTTTTTTCACCATTGGTGAAATTGAATGATTAGATTTGCAGCATCATGCAAGGAAAAGTTGCTGTATTTATCATACTTGCCTCAGGAATCGCACTTTTAATGGGTGCATTGGTTTCCTGGTCGCCATTAATGGAAAGTGAGCGCTTATCGTTTTTAAAGCGAAAGTTTGGTGCCAGAGGTTTACAATTAACGCTTATTTTAATTTCCCTGCTTATTTTATCGCTGGGTGTGTATTTATTCAACAGTGGAAAACTGGAACAACATCCACGTAAAGAAGATGTGATTTTTCAATTTTAATGAAACACGGTTATTGTCATATTCCCCTCGCCCCTCTTCGATTGGATCCTTCGGACCGAAGTGAAATGGTTTCTCAGGTTTTGTTCGGGGAATGTTTTGAAATTATTGAACGAGCAGAAAAGTGGAGTCGCATTAAACTGGCGAATGACGGCTATGAAGGTTGGCTCGACAATAAGCAATATGAATATTTGTTTGCGGATCAGTTCGACTTTTTAAAATCTAAACCCGGATTAAAAGTGGCCGAACATTTTGCACGAATGCAAAGTAATGGTCAAACCATGTACCTGCCCTTTGGATCTTCTTTACCTTATTTTGATAAAGGCAGTTTTAAAATCGGTAAAAACGAATTTGAATACCTTGGTAAATATTCGCCTTTATCATCACCCGGTGATGCCGCCATTGGTTTTTTAAACGCTCCATATTTATGGGGTGGCAAATCAATTCTGGGAATCGATTGTTCCGGTCTTACACAATGCGTTTTTTCAGTTTTAAATATTCAACTTCCGCGGGATGCCTATCAGCAAGCCGAGCTTGGAGATACGATTAATTTTGTGGAAGAATGCAAGGAAGGAGATCTGGCCTTTTTTGATAATGCCGAAGGGAGAATCATTCATGTAGGCATGCTTCTTTCTGATTCACGAATTATTCA encodes:
- a CDS encoding C40 family peptidase; amino-acid sequence: MKHGYCHIPLAPLRLDPSDRSEMVSQVLFGECFEIIERAEKWSRIKLANDGYEGWLDNKQYEYLFADQFDFLKSKPGLKVAEHFARMQSNGQTMYLPFGSSLPYFDKGSFKIGKNEFEYLGKYSPLSSPGDAAIGFLNAPYLWGGKSILGIDCSGLTQCVFSVLNIQLPRDAYQQAELGDTINFVEECKEGDLAFFDNAEGRIIHVGMLLSDSRIIHASGKVRIDKLDHEGIYNEDSKSYSHKLRIIKRII